In Ochrobactrum sp. Marseille-Q0166, a single genomic region encodes these proteins:
- a CDS encoding acetyltransferase, with translation MTNEAVSGGQPPLSNFARQLLQFLDRVEYRRIVHAEDLEEIGRLRYRSYRSANVMHEAEVPSIVDDIDRDSHAFVFGIHIDGQLVSTLRIHYITADHRVGTSYALFPDILDPLLNNGMAFVDPTRFAADPDLLSEYPAIPYVTLRIAAMASEYFEADQCLASVKPEHMAFYKRIFGTTVMAEAREHEGYGIKVGLGAAPIRNIRDAVAVRFPFFKSQPHERRAMFGNLGNGVGPLTILPTAKYTGLGV, from the coding sequence ATGACGAATGAAGCTGTCTCTGGTGGGCAACCACCGCTATCCAATTTCGCGCGGCAGCTCTTGCAGTTTTTGGATCGGGTGGAATATCGCCGTATTGTGCATGCGGAAGATCTCGAAGAAATTGGACGGCTGCGTTATCGGTCCTACCGCAGTGCGAATGTGATGCATGAAGCGGAAGTACCATCGATTGTCGATGATATTGACCGTGACAGTCATGCGTTCGTTTTCGGTATCCATATTGATGGGCAGTTGGTGAGTACCTTGCGTATTCATTACATAACCGCGGATCATCGGGTTGGCACAAGTTACGCGCTCTTTCCGGATATTCTTGATCCTCTGCTTAATAATGGAATGGCTTTTGTCGATCCAACGCGCTTTGCGGCTGATCCCGATTTGCTAAGCGAATATCCGGCGATTCCCTATGTTACGTTGCGCATAGCTGCAATGGCTTCCGAATATTTTGAAGCGGATCAATGCCTTGCTTCGGTCAAGCCCGAGCATATGGCGTTTTACAAGCGCATTTTCGGAACGACGGTTATGGCCGAAGCGCGGGAGCATGAAGGCTATGGCATCAAGGTGGGGCTCGGCGCTGCACCTATTCGCAATATTCGCGACGCTGTCGCCGTCCGCTTTCCGTTCTTCAAATCACAGCCGCATGAGCGGCGTGCCATGTTTGGCAATCTCGGCAATGGTGTCGGCCCGCTGACGATCTTGCCGACAGCAAAATATACCGGATTGGGTGTCTAG
- a CDS encoding 1-deoxy-D-ribulose 5-phosphate reductoisomerase, whose protein sequence is MTTNVALVGLARDLQARAETGKPIRIGLIGAGEMGTDIVTQVARMPGIAVGALSARRLPNTFKAVRTAYGVDDNAREANSESAMTSAIESGKIAVTEDNDLILSNPLVDVIIDATGIPEVGAETGIKAIEHGKHLVMMNVEADVTIGPYLKTQADKQGVIYSLGAGDEPSSCMELIEFVSALGYEVVSAGKGKNNPLNFDAIPDHYQEEADRRNMNVRLLVEFIDGSKTMVEMAAIANATGLVPDIAGMHGPRASIDQLSSTLIPQADGGVLNKSGVVDYSIGKGVSPGVFVVAKMDHPRLNERLEDLKIGKGPYFTFHRPYHLTSLEVPLTVARAVLYGKSDMVPLPKPVAEVCAVAKKDLQPGDKLDAIGQYCYRSWIMTTPEARAAKAIPCGLLQNGTVTAPIRKGELITYINAAPQPGSKIAELRALQDKMIYEA, encoded by the coding sequence CGGTCTGATCGGCGCCGGCGAAATGGGTACGGATATCGTCACACAGGTTGCCCGTATGCCCGGCATTGCAGTCGGTGCGCTTTCTGCCCGTCGTCTGCCGAACACTTTCAAGGCTGTCCGCACGGCCTATGGCGTTGATGACAATGCGCGTGAAGCCAATAGCGAAAGCGCCATGACCAGCGCCATTGAAAGCGGCAAGATCGCAGTCACCGAAGACAATGATCTGATCCTCTCAAATCCATTGGTGGACGTCATCATCGATGCAACCGGCATTCCCGAAGTCGGCGCTGAAACCGGTATCAAGGCGATTGAGCACGGCAAGCATCTTGTGATGATGAATGTTGAAGCCGATGTCACTATCGGACCTTACCTCAAGACACAGGCCGACAAGCAGGGCGTGATTTATTCGCTGGGTGCCGGCGACGAACCGTCTTCCTGCATGGAACTGATCGAGTTCGTTTCAGCGCTTGGCTATGAAGTGGTCTCGGCTGGCAAGGGTAAGAACAATCCGCTCAATTTTGATGCGATCCCGGACCACTATCAGGAAGAAGCCGACCGCCGGAACATGAATGTCCGCCTGCTGGTTGAGTTCATCGATGGTTCGAAAACCATGGTCGAGATGGCAGCAATCGCCAATGCAACCGGCCTCGTTCCTGATATTGCCGGGATGCACGGCCCCCGCGCCAGCATTGACCAGTTGAGCAGCACGCTCATCCCGCAGGCGGATGGCGGTGTTCTTAACAAAAGCGGCGTGGTTGATTATTCGATCGGCAAAGGCGTTTCTCCAGGTGTTTTCGTTGTGGCCAAGATGGACCACCCTCGCCTGAATGAGCGCCTTGAAGATCTGAAGATCGGCAAGGGCCCCTATTTCACCTTCCACCGCCCTTACCACCTCACCTCGCTTGAAGTGCCGCTGACAGTCGCACGCGCAGTCCTGTACGGCAAATCCGACATGGTGCCGCTGCCCAAGCCGGTGGCGGAAGTCTGCGCGGTAGCAAAGAAAGACCTGCAACCGGGCGATAAGCTCGACGCCATCGGTCAATATTGCTATCGTTCATGGATCATGACGACACCGGAAGCACGCGCCGCAAAAGCCATTCCTTGCGGCTTGCTGCAAAACGGTACCGTCACTGCACCAATCCGGAAAGGTGAACTCATCACCTATATCAACGCAGCACCACAGCCCGGCTCCAAGATAGCCGAACTGCGTGCGCTGCAGGATAAGATGATATACGAGGCATAA
- a CDS encoding NAD(P)(+) transhydrogenase (Re/Si-specific) subunit beta — translation MSVNLAAFLYLVSGVLFILALRGLSHPTTSRQGNTYGMIGMGISIVTTLLLARPSFGGLVLIILGIAIGGGIGAVIARRIAMTAMPQLVAAFHSLIGLAAVLVAAAALYSPHSFGIGEVGQIHGQALIEMSLGVAIGAITFTGSIIAFLKLDGRMSGKPIMLPGRHVINAALAAAIVILIAVLTNTESHFVFWLIVILALVFGVLIIIPIGGADMPVVVSMLNSYSGWAAAGIGFTLGNLALIITGALVGSSGAILSYIMCKGMNRSFISVILGGFGGDVAAAGSGEVEQRPVKQGSADDAAFIMKNASKVIIVPGYGMAVAQAQHALREMADKLKAEGVEVKYAIHPVAGRMPGHMNVLLAEANVPYDEVFELEDINSEFATADVAFVIGANDVTNPAAKTDPQSPIFGMPILDVDKAGTVLFIKRGMGSGYAGVENELFFRDNTMMLFADAKKMVESIVKALDH, via the coding sequence ATGAGCGTTAATCTCGCAGCCTTCCTTTATCTCGTCTCCGGTGTCCTGTTCATTCTGGCACTGCGTGGCCTTTCGCACCCAACCACCAGCCGTCAGGGTAATACCTATGGTATGATCGGTATGGGTATCTCCATCGTCACCACGCTGCTGCTGGCACGTCCAAGCTTTGGCGGTCTGGTGCTGATTATCCTCGGTATCGCCATTGGTGGCGGTATTGGTGCAGTGATTGCACGCCGCATCGCGATGACGGCCATGCCGCAGCTTGTGGCTGCCTTCCACTCGCTGATCGGTCTTGCAGCCGTGCTCGTGGCTGCCGCTGCCCTTTACTCACCGCATTCCTTTGGCATTGGCGAAGTGGGGCAGATCCACGGTCAGGCGCTGATCGAAATGTCGCTTGGTGTTGCGATTGGTGCAATCACCTTTACCGGCTCGATCATTGCATTCCTGAAGCTTGATGGCCGTATGTCGGGCAAGCCGATCATGCTGCCGGGGCGTCATGTCATCAATGCGGCCCTTGCTGCTGCAATCGTAATCCTGATTGCCGTTCTGACCAATACCGAAAGCCATTTCGTGTTCTGGCTGATCGTCATTCTGGCGCTGGTGTTTGGTGTGCTGATCATCATCCCGATTGGCGGCGCGGATATGCCGGTTGTCGTTTCCATGCTCAATTCTTATTCGGGCTGGGCTGCGGCAGGCATTGGTTTCACGCTTGGTAATCTGGCGCTGATCATCACCGGTGCGCTGGTCGGCTCGTCCGGTGCGATCCTGTCCTACATCATGTGTAAAGGCATGAACCGCTCGTTCATCTCGGTTATTCTCGGTGGCTTCGGCGGTGATGTGGCCGCTGCGGGCAGCGGCGAAGTGGAACAGCGTCCGGTCAAGCAGGGTTCGGCTGACGATGCAGCCTTCATCATGAAGAATGCATCCAAGGTCATCATCGTGCCGGGTTACGGTATGGCGGTGGCACAGGCTCAGCACGCGCTGCGTGAAATGGCCGACAAGCTGAAAGCCGAAGGCGTGGAAGTGAAATACGCGATCCACCCTGTTGCCGGTCGTATGCCGGGTCATATGAACGTGCTGTTGGCCGAAGCTAACGTGCCTTATGATGAAGTGTTTGAGCTTGAAGACATCAACTCGGAATTTGCGACGGCTGATGTTGCCTTCGTGATTGGTGCGAACGACGTGACCAATCCGGCAGCAAAGACTGATCCGCAATCGCCGATCTTCGGTATGCCGATCCTCGATGTCGACAAGGCCGGTACGGTGCTGTTCATCAAGCGCGGTATGGGCTCAGGCTATGCGGGCGTGGAAAACGAGCTGTTCTTCCGCGACAACACCATGATGCTCTTTGCCGACGCAAAGAAGATGGTTGAGAGTATCGTCAAAGCTCTCGACCATTAA
- a CDS encoding aa3-type cytochrome c oxidase subunit IV yields the protein MAEHHNTAPAELGAPMDYSEHDKTYAGFTGLVKWGTVALVALLVAMAFGFFAGGAFSATVLFILICVAAWFIL from the coding sequence ATGGCAGAACATCACAATACGGCTCCGGCCGAACTCGGTGCGCCGATGGATTATTCCGAGCATGATAAAACCTATGCCGGTTTCACGGGGCTGGTTAAATGGGGAACTGTGGCGCTCGTAGCGCTTCTGGTTGCCATGGCGTTCGGCTTCTTTGCGGGTGGAGCTTTCTCCGCAACCGTTCTTTTCATTCTTATCTGCGTTGCTGCCTGGTTCATTCTCTAG
- a CDS encoding Re/Si-specific NAD(P)(+) transhydrogenase subunit alpha, translating to MAQTIFIPKESDPNETRVAASAETVKKFIALGFDVVVEKGAGEKSRIIDAEFVTAGARIGSTADAKAADVILKVRRPNDAELKGYRSGAALFAMLDPYGQEAAVAALAKAGISAFTMEFMPRITRAQVMDVLSSQANLAGYQAVIDAAEVYDRAMPMMMTAAGTVPAARVFVMGAGVAGLQAIATARRLGAVVTATDVRPAAKEQVASLGAKFIAVEDEEFKAAETSGGYAKEMSKEYQAKQAALVADHIAKQDIVITTALIPGRAAPRLVSKEMVAAMRPGSVLVDLAVERGGNVEGAVAGQVADVNGVKIVGHLNVPGRIAATASQLYARNLYAFLETLVDKEAKLLKLDPQEELVKATLLTHEGKVVHPAFAKAQAEVEPVPAVVAEKVTKPKAAAKAKAPAGKTETAKQVASAPAKPVAKTTRKAPAKAAKTSADGGEA from the coding sequence TTGGCCCAGACTATATTCATTCCGAAAGAGAGTGATCCCAACGAGACCCGCGTTGCGGCATCTGCCGAGACGGTGAAGAAATTCATCGCGCTTGGTTTTGATGTCGTGGTGGAAAAAGGTGCAGGTGAAAAATCGCGCATCATTGATGCCGAGTTTGTCACTGCTGGTGCACGTATAGGATCGACGGCTGACGCCAAAGCGGCAGATGTTATCCTGAAAGTACGACGCCCGAACGATGCGGAACTCAAAGGGTATAGGTCGGGCGCAGCACTTTTCGCGATGCTTGATCCTTACGGTCAGGAAGCAGCGGTTGCCGCACTGGCTAAGGCCGGTATTTCCGCTTTCACGATGGAATTCATGCCGCGCATAACGCGCGCGCAGGTGATGGATGTTCTCTCGTCGCAGGCCAATCTTGCCGGTTATCAGGCTGTGATTGATGCAGCCGAAGTTTATGACCGCGCTATGCCAATGATGATGACGGCTGCAGGCACAGTGCCCGCAGCCCGCGTCTTTGTTATGGGTGCAGGCGTGGCCGGACTTCAGGCGATTGCGACCGCACGTCGTCTGGGCGCGGTTGTGACTGCAACCGATGTTCGTCCTGCTGCCAAAGAGCAGGTGGCATCGCTCGGCGCGAAGTTCATCGCTGTCGAGGATGAGGAATTCAAGGCGGCAGAAACCTCCGGCGGCTATGCCAAGGAAATGTCGAAGGAATATCAGGCGAAGCAGGCGGCACTTGTTGCTGACCATATTGCCAAGCAGGATATCGTCATTACCACCGCGCTTATTCCGGGGCGTGCAGCCCCGCGTCTTGTTTCAAAGGAAATGGTTGCAGCCATGCGTCCGGGTTCTGTGCTGGTTGATCTTGCAGTTGAACGCGGCGGCAATGTTGAAGGTGCGGTTGCCGGTCAGGTTGCAGATGTGAACGGCGTAAAGATCGTTGGGCACCTCAATGTGCCGGGGCGGATTGCAGCGACTGCTTCGCAGCTTTACGCGCGCAATCTTTACGCATTCCTCGAAACGCTGGTCGATAAGGAAGCAAAGCTTCTCAAGCTTGATCCGCAGGAAGAGTTGGTAAAGGCAACGCTTCTGACCCACGAGGGCAAAGTTGTGCATCCGGCGTTTGCCAAGGCTCAAGCAGAAGTGGAACCAGTACCAGCCGTTGTGGCTGAGAAGGTTACCAAGCCGAAAGCCGCAGCGAAGGCAAAGGCGCCTGCTGGCAAGACAGAGACTGCGAAGCAAGTGGCATCTGCTCCGGCCAAGCCTGTCGCCAAGACAACCCGAAAAGCACCGGCAAAAGCTGCGAAAACTTCCGCTGATGGAGGAGAGGCATAA
- a CDS encoding NAD(P) transhydrogenase subunit alpha, whose protein sequence is MSDTALEKALESLNQAADAVRQAAENAGGLGDAAAAAAHAASGGVVDPFVFRLAIFVLSIFVGYYVVWSVTPALHTPLMAVTNAISSVIVVGALLAVGLSLSSWATGFGFIALILASVNIFGGFLVTQRMLAMYKKKEK, encoded by the coding sequence ATGTCCGATACAGCACTTGAAAAAGCTCTTGAGAGCCTCAACCAGGCGGCTGATGCAGTAAGGCAGGCAGCGGAAAATGCAGGCGGTTTGGGTGATGCAGCCGCAGCTGCCGCTCATGCTGCATCCGGTGGCGTCGTTGACCCGTTTGTCTTCCGCCTTGCGATTTTTGTTCTGTCGATTTTCGTCGGCTATTACGTTGTCTGGTCAGTGACACCTGCACTGCATACGCCGCTCATGGCTGTCACCAATGCTATTTCATCGGTGATCGTGGTCGGCGCACTTCTTGCAGTCGGTCTTTCGCTCTCTAGCTGGGCAACCGGCTTCGGCTTTATCGCGCTCATCCTTGCAAGCGTAAACATCTTTGGCGGCTTTCTGGTTACCCAGCGAATGCTTGCCATGTACAAGAAAAAAGAAAAGTGA
- a CDS encoding ATP-dependent Clp protease proteolytic subunit, with protein MRFILVLFIYFLGFSYANAEIISSLPEKEEIVPEVANIYFTDSVSERSISELGASINDIYIKYPTVKKINLIINSLGGSVQAGFMAYTMIKSSPIPITAINGGITASAATYFYCAAKERQAIPGSMFLLHAANTYAKAEKPDELERELVQLGYVHNFINKIYRECTTLSDDEIKNIAKSEYLAKYLDEEEAKTIKLSDKTAQTIAQPDVSFFIFSKDRDE; from the coding sequence ATGCGGTTTATTTTAGTTTTATTTATTTATTTTTTAGGTTTTTCTTATGCAAATGCGGAAATTATTTCTTCATTGCCAGAAAAAGAAGAAATCGTACCGGAAGTTGCAAATATATATTTTACGGATTCCGTCAGTGAACGCTCCATCTCTGAGCTTGGTGCTTCTATAAATGACATATATATCAAATATCCAACAGTAAAAAAAATAAATCTTATTATAAATAGCTTAGGTGGAAGTGTACAAGCCGGCTTTATGGCTTATACAATGATAAAAAGCTCACCGATACCAATTACAGCAATTAACGGAGGTATAACAGCGTCAGCCGCAACGTATTTTTATTGCGCTGCAAAAGAACGCCAGGCCATTCCCGGCTCTATGTTTCTTCTACACGCTGCTAATACGTATGCGAAGGCAGAAAAGCCTGATGAGTTAGAGCGTGAATTGGTTCAACTTGGTTATGTGCATAATTTTATCAATAAAATATATCGAGAATGTACAACGTTAAGCGATGATGAGATTAAAAATATCGCCAAGTCTGAATATTTAGCGAAATATTTGGATGAGGAAGAAGCAAAAACTATCAAGTTAAGCGATAAAACAGCGCAGACAATAGCGCAGCCTGACGTTTCTTTTTTCATTTTTTCGAAAGATCGAGACGAGTAA